From the genome of Bactrocera oleae isolate idBacOlea1 chromosome 2, idBacOlea1, whole genome shotgun sequence, one region includes:
- the LOC106616642 gene encoding uncharacterized protein, which yields MDHINTEYDKYMKVWSGPKSTKFFDPDCSIGKVLLAFMRNNAGNICQLSDTEGTALTNGEAISFGIRLAQHFKAMGLKQDDVIGIAGGNTTYLLPLVLGCLLNCTPFHALSSHQDESTIKHLFYTTRPRLIFCDGSIYDRVSAVSKILKANVYTLKEHRSDLPRIEDLLEPTKGEMFYVPENLTIGGDQTVAILCSSGTTGLPKNVCISNSCCLFDYGFVSSKDVLLSFSTIDWSTGLFNMLFSCGHGATRIIVDKPYTPEYLLELIDKYKVTILTLAPRHIATLVKSPLLSKERLVSVRFLSIGGGNCYVPTLLKMQEYLTNGYISYGYALTECGGVSANLGITKPSSVGKLVPGVRVKILDDAGRSLGHNETGEILVHNNKVWNGYYGNPNETKRMQDYQGWFHTGDLGYFDNDNYLYVLDRKMDMLKFHGMQYCPHEIEQVVAELPDVIEACVFGLWNEVDGDAAAAAVVKVPGSKLLEQDIVEYVAKRLQVMHKQLHCGVFFLDELPKTGSGKILRSQARDLALGKKWEVHKNGGGANI from the exons ATGGATCACATCAACACAGAGTACGATAAGTATATGAAAGTTTGGAGCGGTCCAAAGTCGACGAAATTCTTCGATCCGGATTGTTCAATTGGCAAGGTGCTCTTAGCATTTATGCGCAACAATGCCGGAAATATATGTCAG CTATCCGATACCGAGGGCACCGCACTCACCAATGGCGAGGCGATTAGTTTTGGTATACGTCTGGCGCAACACTTCAAGGCAATGGGTCTGAAGCAAGACGATGTTATCGGCATTGCCGGCGGCAATACCACATATCTGCTGCCCTTGGTTTTGGGTTGTTTGCTGAATTGCACACCCTTCCATGCATTAAGTTCGCACCAAGACGAGT ctaCTATAAAACATCTATTCTACACTACTCGTCCGCGTTTGATCTTTTGTGATGGCAGCATCTACGATCGCGTGAGCGCGGTCAGCAAAATATTGAAGGCGAATGTTTATACATTGAAGGAGCATCGTAGCGATTTGCCGAGAATCGAGGATCTGCTGGAGCCCACTAAGGGGGAAATGTTTTATGT GCCGGAAAATCTTACCATTGGTGGCGATCAAACGGTAGCCATACTCTGCTCCTCGGGTACCACTGGACTACCTAAGAATGTGTGCATTTCTAACTCTTGCTGTCTCTTCGATTACGG TTTTGTCTCCAGCAAGGACGTGTTGCTGTCGTTCAGCACCATCGACTGGTCTACGGGTTTATTCAATATGCTCTTCAGTTGTGGTCATGGCGCCACACGCATTATTGTCGATAAACCTTATACACCAGAATATCTGTTGGAACTCATCGATAAATACAAGGTTACTATTCTCACTTTGGCACCACGACACATTGCCACACTCGTTAAGTCACCGTTGCTATCCAAAGAGCGATTAGTCAGCGTGCGCTTCCTCAGCATTGGTGGTGGTAATTGTTATGTGCCGACCTTGTTAAAGATGCAGGAATACCTAACCAACGGTTACATATCTTATGGTTATGCGCTCACCGAATGCGGTGGTGTTTCAGCCAATTTGGGCATCACCAAACCCAGTTCCGTGGGCAAACTCGTACCCGGTGTGAGAGTGAAAATACTTGACGACGCTGGACGTAGCTTAGGTCATAATGAAACCGGCGAAATATTGGTGCATAACAATAAGGTCTGGAACGGTTATTATGGCAATCCGAATGAGACGAAACGCATGCAAGACTATCAGGGTTGGTTTCACACCGGCGATCTGGGTTACTTCGACAATGATAACTACTTGTATGTGTTGGATAGAAAGATGGATATGCTCAAGTTTCACGGCATGCAGTATTGCCCACACGAGATTGAACAAGTGGTGGCAGAGTTACCAGATGTGATAGAAGCATGTGTTTTCGGGTTGTGGAATGAGGTGGATGGCGatgccgcagcagcagcagtagtcAAAGTACCGGGTAGTAAATTGCTGGAACAAGATATTGTCGAGTATGTGGCCAAGCGCCTGCAGGTGATGCACAAGCAACTGCATTGTGGCGTCTTCTTTCTTGACGAACTGCCCAAAACGGGTAGTGGCAAAATTTTGCGAAGTCAAGCGCGCGATTTGGCGTTGGGTAAAAAATGGGAAGTACACAAGAATGGCGGCGGCGCAAATATTTAG